ACAATCCATGAAACTTCTTTATAGAAATTAATACAGAAACCATCCAAGAATGTGGACTTACTTGCAAATTTATTGGTAAATCACGCTGTGGATTGTATAATAGTAATGAGTTTTCTTCCAGAATATTTAGCACATAGCGTCCTTCATTAAAAACAAATTTACTAGAGCCCTTAACACAAAAATGAAATTGAATATAATCGCTATGTATTTCTTTAAGAAGACTTTGCGTTTCACTCCCATCATTTTTATAAACCAAGACTAAAAACCCATCGTCAACTTTCGTCTCTTCAAAAGAACTTACAGCGTTATTTTTTTGTGAACTTTCATCGTTATTTTTAACCATCTTATTTAGATTTGTTCTAAATTAATTATTCAAAACACATTGATTTTACTGCTAAAATATGACATTTATCATATATTATTTAAAAAACCACCTAAAAAACCACAAACGACATTAAAAGTTCTTTCAGCGTTACTTTTTTATTAAGCATAGACATACATTTGCCTACGGAATTACAAAATTAATAATGCACCAATATAATATATCTAAAAGCAAATACTTTTATGCCATTGGCCTAAGCTATAAAAAAGCTGATGCTGACATACGAGGACATTTTAGTTTGGATGAAGCCGCTAAATTAGCATTGCTTAATCAAGCTAAGGAAAATGCTATAGAGAGTTTGGTGGTAACTTCTACCTGTAATCGTACAGAAATATATGGATTTGCCGAACACCCGTTTCAATTAATCCAATTGCTTTGCGATAACACCAGAGGTACAGTTGAAGAATTTCAAAAAGTAGCTTACGTTTATAAAAACAACGATGCCATTGCACATATGTTTCGCGTAGGTTCGGGATTAGACAGTCAAATTCTTGGTGACTTTGAAATTATTAGTCAATTAAAAAAAAGTGCACGAATTTCCAAAAAACTAGATTTATTGAACCATTTTACTGAACGTTTGGTAAATGCAGTCATTCAAGCAAGTAAACGCATTAAAAATGAAACCGAAATATCATCGGGCGCTACCTCGGTTTCCTTTGCTTCCGTACAGTATATTTTTAATACAGTTGAAGATGTTTCAAACAAAAACATTTTACTTTTTGGAACTGGTAAAATAGGTAGGAACACCTGTGAAAACTTAGTAAAGCATACCAAAAACGAGCACATCACTTTAATTAATAGAACGAAAGATAAAGCAGAGAAAATTGCTGGAAAATTCAATTTAATAGTTAAAGATTATGCTAATTTACAAGAAGAAATTCAAACTTCAGATATTTTAATTGTGGCAACAGGTGCGCAACGCCCAACGATTGATAAACATATTATTCAAGCACATAAACCACTTTTAATTTTAGATTTATCTATTCCCAAAAACGTCGATGCTAATGTTGAAGAATTGGAAAATGTTACATTGGTACATTTAGATCATTTATCGCAAATTACAGATAAAACTTTAGAAGCCCGAAAAGCACACATTCCGTTGGCTGAAGCCATTATTGAAGAAGTAAAAGCTGAATTTAACAGTTGGTTAGAAACCAGAAAGTTTGCTCCAACGATAAAAGCTCTAAAAGATAAGCTACTTGATTTCGCTACTGCGGAATTAGATACACAACGCAAAAAAAATAGCGATTTTAACGAAGCTCAAGCAGCGTTAATTAGCAACAATATCATACAAAAAATAACAAATCATTTTGCACATCATTTAAAAGATGATGGCATTCCTACCGATGAAAGTCTGGAACTCATAAAAAAAGTTTTTCAGTTACAACCCACAACACATGTCTAAAATTATAAGAATTGGTACCCGCGATAGCGAATTAGCGCTATGGCAAGCCAAAATAGTAAAAAGTCAACTCGAAACTTTAGGTTATAAAACACAATTAGTGCCTGTAAAATCTACAGGCGATTTAGTTTTAGACAAACCACTTTACGAACTAGGCATTACAGGTATTTTTACGCGTACCTTAGACATCGCCATGCTAAACCATGATATTGATATTGCAGTGCATTCGTTAAAGGATGTGCCTACGGTATTACCAAATGGCATAGTACAAGCAGCCGTTTTAAAGCGTGGAAACGTGAATGACACGTTAGTTTTTAAAGATAATGAAGAATTTTTAGGTTCTAAAGAAGCGGTTATTGCAACGGGGAGTTTGCGCAGGCGTGCCCAATGGCTAAGCCGTTTCCCTACGCATACCGTTGTTGGTTTGCGTGGCAATGTGAATTCACGATTGGAAAAACTTGCAGACAATGAAGAGTGGGACGCTGCTATTTTTGCAGCTGCAGGAATTGGTAGGATTGGTGTTAGGCCAGAAGAAGCTATTAATTTAGATTGGATGATTCCTGCTCCTGCACAAGGCGCCATCATGATTACGGCTTTAGCTGAAGATGAATTTGTACTTACCGCATGTAAAGAGCTCAACCACGAAGAAACAGAAATTTGCACGACCATTGAACGCGAATTTCTAAATAAATTAGAAGGTGGTTGTACGGCACCTATTGGTGCATTGGCTTATATAAAAGATGAAGAAATAAATTTCAAAGGTGTTTTGCTAAGTGTGGATGGCTCTAAAAGAATCGACGTTACTCGTGTTAAGAAAATAGGCGAACACCATGACATGGCCGAGTATTGTGCCAATTTTGTTATTGAACGCGGTGGAAAACGCTTAATGGATACCATTAAAAATTCTAACAAAAAAATCAATGTCTATTCAACAAAATCGTTTACCGAAGATCAACGTTTGCTTTTTCATGAAAAGGTTACGGTAGAGAGTAGCGATTTTATTAAAATAAGCTTGAATAGGATTCATCCGCGTTTTGTAAAAAACGAAATTCAAAATGTGATTATTACCAGTAAAAATGCTGTGGAAGCATTGCTTACTAACTTTTCGCCCATAGAACTTCAGTTTAAAAATATTTATTGTGTGGGGCGTCGTACCAAAAGATTGGTAGAAACCAAAATTGGTAAAGTAACTCACTTTGAAAACAATGCTAAAAAATTAGCTCAATATTTATCCGAGTTTATGCAAGGTAGTGAAGTAACCTACTTTTGCAGCGATTTAAGGTTAGATGATTTACCAACCATTTTAGAAGAAAATAACGTAAAAGTAACCGAAGTTGAAGCATACCAAACCAAGTATGATGGTTTAAAAGTAGCTAATACAGTTGAAAGCGCGA
The genomic region above belongs to Mariniflexile litorale and contains:
- the hemC gene encoding hydroxymethylbilane synthase; translated protein: MSKIIRIGTRDSELALWQAKIVKSQLETLGYKTQLVPVKSTGDLVLDKPLYELGITGIFTRTLDIAMLNHDIDIAVHSLKDVPTVLPNGIVQAAVLKRGNVNDTLVFKDNEEFLGSKEAVIATGSLRRRAQWLSRFPTHTVVGLRGNVNSRLEKLADNEEWDAAIFAAAGIGRIGVRPEEAINLDWMIPAPAQGAIMITALAEDEFVLTACKELNHEETEICTTIEREFLNKLEGGCTAPIGALAYIKDEEINFKGVLLSVDGSKRIDVTRVKKIGEHHDMAEYCANFVIERGGKRLMDTIKNSNKKINVYSTKSFTEDQRLLFHEKVTVESSDFIKISLNRIHPRFVKNEIQNVIITSKNAVEALLTNFSPIELQFKNIYCVGRRTKRLVETKIGKVTHFENNAKKLAQYLSEFMQGSEVTYFCSDLRLDDLPTILEENNVKVTEVEAYQTKYDGLKVANTVESAMFYSPSTVESFVQKNNNEVIAFCIGDSTANEAKKHFKDVRIAKVPTVESVIELVNEHYI
- the hemA gene encoding glutamyl-tRNA reductase; the encoded protein is MHQYNISKSKYFYAIGLSYKKADADIRGHFSLDEAAKLALLNQAKENAIESLVVTSTCNRTEIYGFAEHPFQLIQLLCDNTRGTVEEFQKVAYVYKNNDAIAHMFRVGSGLDSQILGDFEIISQLKKSARISKKLDLLNHFTERLVNAVIQASKRIKNETEISSGATSVSFASVQYIFNTVEDVSNKNILLFGTGKIGRNTCENLVKHTKNEHITLINRTKDKAEKIAGKFNLIVKDYANLQEEIQTSDILIVATGAQRPTIDKHIIQAHKPLLILDLSIPKNVDANVEELENVTLVHLDHLSQITDKTLEARKAHIPLAEAIIEEVKAEFNSWLETRKFAPTIKALKDKLLDFATAELDTQRKKNSDFNEAQAALISNNIIQKITNHFAHHLKDDGIPTDESLELIKKVFQLQPTTHV